From Glycine soja cultivar W05 chromosome 4, ASM419377v2, whole genome shotgun sequence, the proteins below share one genomic window:
- the LOC114409850 gene encoding uncharacterized protein LOC114409850 — protein sequence MANDPFFEAHHRTRQQQHQCMMMIQQPNNDDDVVPEHTCAQQQQQEQQNQSPKLAASSTSQNATPVLPAFVALLLLVTSIAPAALCHPLQGSNHTFRPNHELLKLRRVRAHLKKINKPSVKTIQSPDGDLIDCVLSHQQHAFDHPKLRGHIVLDPPERPKGNHTNGEAERVIESFQLWSDSGEACPEGTVPIRRTTEEDILRASSIQRFGRKPRPVRRDSTGSGHEHAVVFVNGDQYYGAKASINVWAPRVTDEFEFSLSQMWVIAGSFGKDLNTIEAGWQVSPQLYGDNYPRFFTYWTTDAYQTTGCYNLLCSGFIQINNRIAIGAAISPRSAFNRRQFDIGLMIWKDPKHGHWWLEFGSGLLVGYWPANMFSHLRNHASMVQFGGEIVNTRSRGYHTDTQMGSGHFAEEGFRKSAYFRNLQVVDWDNSLLPLRNIHLLADHSNCYNIWQGTNNVWGTYFYYGGPGRNVRCP from the exons ATGGCCAATGATCCATTTTTTGAAGCTCACCACAGAACAAGACAACAACAACACCAATGCATGATGATGATACAACAACCaaacaatgatgatgatgttgtccCAGAACACACATgtgcacaacaacaacaacaagagcAACAAAACCAATCTCCAAAATTGGCTGCTTCTTCCACTTCCCAAAATGCTACACCTGTGCTACCTGCTTTTGTTGCCTTGCTGCTCCTTGTTACTTCAATTGCCCCAGCAGCACTCTGCCACCCTTTGCAAGGTAGTAACCACACTTTTAGGCCAAATCATGAGTTGCTCAAGTTGAGGAGAGTCAGAGCACACTTGAAGAAAATCAACAAGCCTTCTGTCAAGACAATTCAG AGTCCAGATGGTGATTTGATAGATTGTGTTTTATCTCACCAACAACATGCTTTTGACCATCCTAAGCTTAGAGGCCACATAGTATTG GATCCACCAGAGAGGCCAAAGGGGAACCACACCAATGGTGAAGCTGAAAGGGTAATTGAGAGCTTTCAGCTGTGGAGTGATTCTGGTGAAGCATGCCCAGAAGGAACTGTTCCAATCAGAAGAACTACAGAAGAGGATATTCTCAGAGCAAGTTCTATCCAAAGATTTGGAAGAAAACCAAGACCTGTACGGAGAGACTCTACTGGCAGTGGTCACGAG CATGCAGTAGTTTTTGTAAATGGGGATCAATATTATGGAGCAAAAGCTAGCATAAACGTGTGGGCACCCCGTGTAACTGATGAATTTGAATTCAGTTTGTCACAAATGTGGGTTATTGCTGGCTCCTTTGGTAAAGATCTCAACACCATAGAAGCTGGTTGGCAG GTAAGTCCACAACTATATGGAGACAACTATCCAAGGTTCTTCACTTATTGGACT ACTGATGCATATCAAACAACTGGGTGCTACAACTTACTCTGTTCAGGCTTTATCCAAATCAACAATAGGATAGCAATAGGTGCAGCAATTTCGCCAAGATCCGCTTTCAACAGAAGACAATTTGATATTGGCTTAATGATTTGGAAG GATCCAAAGCATGGACACTGGTGGCTGGAATTCGGGTCAGGACTACTAGTTGGGTACTGGCCAGCAAACATGTTCAGTCACTTGAGGAACCATGCGAGCATGGTGCAATTTGGAGGAGAAATTGTGAACACTCGTTCAAGGGGTTACCACACTGACACCCAAATGGGGAGTGGCCATTTTGCTGAAGAAGGGTTTAGAAAATCAGCATATTTTAGAAACTTACAAGTGGTTGATTGGGACAATAGCTTGCTTCCTCTTAGAAATATTCACCTTTTGGCTGATCATTCCAACTGCTATAACATATGGCAGGGAACCAACAATGTTTGGGGGACTTACTTTTACTATGGAGGGCCTGGAAGGAATGTGAGATGCCCTTGA
- the LOC114409849 gene encoding uncharacterized protein LOC114409849 encodes MASVPSPSPPPCSSPNNQVEAATNNGASHVDDKKPNFTDGLDHLDSPQCIERFKKYDDDYAHRLLAKYFSNKNFNGGNIFDLEITVNDEIIKSSSLTCYRSYADPVVGFEEQSSNGSTPPADSQANIPNGKHVVKN; translated from the exons atggcgAGCGTGCCTTCACCTTCTCCTCCTCCATGCTCCTCCCCAAACAACCAG gtgGAAGCTGCTACAAATAATGGGGCTTCTCACGTCGATGATAAAAAACCTAACTTCACCGATGGTCTTGA TCACTTGGACAGTCCACAGTGCATTGAGAGGTTCAAAAAATATGATGATGATTATGCTCATCGTTTGCTGGCAAAATATTTCTCTAACAAAAACTTTAATGGAG GCAACATATTTGATTTGGAAATAACAGTAAATGATGAAATCATAAAGTCAAGCAG CTTGACTTGTTACAGGTCTTATGCAGATCCTGTAGTAGGTTTTGAAGAGCAATCCAGCAATGGATCAACTCCACCAGCAGATTCCCAAGCTAACATCCCCAATGGGAAACATGTGGTGAAGAACTGA
- the LOC114409848 gene encoding uncharacterized protein LOC114409848, with translation MAFVAHQPQGLFVTSSSRRLPWSKRLKLKQCLTKHHMIGRTDRHCLVKWNACLSLGPPCFCVSKFKPLRISGFKGSTQNDDSGIRANRLKAPNTSVRLGESGEAHNVPLSYASETNDSIATSSAIHRLFNKWLTMLRTQPSSQEVEKFFEEPTSAGILPKTQQGTQIKESRAVLKVAWSHFLALDATIKIPLLVFVPLYLAVNVKYGAEVSKELTPLWILGPFIVATQVLAIRWLCALYVFSFKQTVKLLKNSPSYCILAHSYVFRGKLKEDISTYVLQPILSVKNRDYKQLTRKKLKELQEWIVEMYLDYVESIWPYYCRTIRFLKRANLI, from the exons ATGGCCTTCGTAGCACATCAACCTCAG GGTTTGTTTGTGACATCTTCCTCGAGGCGTTTGCCATGGAGCAAAAGGCTGAAGTTGAAGCAGTGTTTAACAAAACATCACATGATTGGAAGAACTGACCGGCATTGCCTAGTAAAGTGGAATGCTTGTTTAAG TTTAGGGCCTCCTTGCTTTTGTGTATCCAAGTTCAAACCTTTAAGGATTTCAGGCTTCAAAGGCAGCACCCAAAATGATGATTCAGGAATCAGAGCTAATCGGTTGAAGGCACCCAATACTTCTGTTAGATTAGGAGAGAGCGGGGAGGCTCACAATGTTCCACTGTCTTATGCATCTGAAACAAATGATAGCATTGCAACATCATCTGCTATTCATAGACTTTTCAATAAATGGCTGACAATGTTGCGCACGCAACCATCAAGCCAAGAAGTGGAGAAATTTTTTGAAGAACCTACATCAGCAGGAATTTTACCAAAAACTCAACAAGGGACTCAAATTAAGGAAAGCCGTGCGGTTTTGAAGGTGGCATGGTCCCATTTTCTGGCCCTCGATGCAACAATAAAGATTCCTTTGCTGGTATT TGTTCCTCTCTACCTGGCTGTTAATGTAAAATATGGTGCTGAAGTTTCCAAGGAGCTAACTCCTTTATGGATTTTGGGCCCATTTATTGTGGCTACCCAAGTCTTGGCAATCCGATGGTTATGTGCACTCTATGTTTTCAGCTTCAAACAGACTGTCAAATTACTCAAGAATTCTCCCTCTTACTGCATTTTGGCCCACAGCTACGTTTTCCGTGGCAAGCTCAAAGAGGATATCTCAACTTATGTTCTGCAGCCTATATTGAGCGTAAAAAATAGAGACTATAAACAGCTAACAAGAAAAAAGTTGAAAGAATTGCAGGAATGGATAGTGGAGATGTATCTTGATTATGTGGAATCGATCTGGCCCTACTATTGTCGAACAATCAGATTTTTGAAGAGGGCTAATCTTATTTag